Proteins from a single region of Bacteroidota bacterium:
- a CDS encoding DUF721 domain-containing protein — protein MSKPPAKLIATGISGVLSSLGIGGKIKQYEMLEAWPGIVGEQIAGVATAERITDGKLFVHVEQAVWRNELVFLKKDLIEKINRAMHQEIVHDIIFR, from the coding sequence ATGAGCAAACCGCCGGCAAAACTGATCGCGACGGGAATTTCCGGGGTTCTGAGCTCGCTCGGAATCGGGGGAAAGATCAAACAATACGAAATGCTCGAAGCCTGGCCGGGGATCGTGGGCGAGCAGATCGCGGGAGTGGCCACCGCCGAGCGGATCACCGACGGAAAGCTCTTCGTCCATGTCGAGCAGGCGGTCTGGCGGAACGAGCTGGTTTTTCTGAAGAAGGATTTGATTGAGAAAATCAATCGTGCGATGCATCAGGAGATCGTGCACGACATCATATTTCGATAA